From a region of the Impatiens glandulifera chromosome 4, dImpGla2.1, whole genome shotgun sequence genome:
- the LOC124935391 gene encoding heavy metal-associated isoprenylated plant protein 36-like: MGPANTLEAELKNWPLFFCICNFHTQRDKLYGSTDKVASQAPGPEEVVEAIGEPLQYKTWFLKVSIHCEGCKRKVKRILNSIEGVYKVDVDTKQQKVVVTGNIDADTLIKKLVKAGKHAELWPIKGKKPPKEKNPDKQSETESSDEEPDRDEKPPVLESANNNILEVKDPSFEAKKPPENGSTQPPPQGTGAKKKKKKKRKSHKVGGQGELLGAPPPGSMGPPPSNPGPPPLNLGPPQMNQIPPHFQGHQFLPPMNYFDAQPQVYVASSTAHPTITMMTSHYASQPSQSYMYMHQGFMYENSGAEESLASDLETPSKSSLYSFELLSDEDPNGCTIM; the protein is encoded by the exons atggggcCGGCCAATACATTGGAAGCAGAACTAAAGAATTGGCCTCTCTTTTTctgt ATTTGTAATTTCCATACACAAAGGGACAAATTATACGGGTCAACAGATAAAGTTGCATCCCAAG CACCAGGTCCAGAAGAAGTAGTAGAAGCAATCGGGGAGCCCCTCCAATACAAG ACATGGTTCTTGAAAGTCTCCATCCACTGTGAAGGCTGCAAAAGGAAGGTCAAGAGAATACTCAACAGCATTGAAG GTGTCTATAAGGTTGATGTAGACACCAAGCAGCAAAAAGTAGTGGTAACAGGCAACATAGATGCAGACACTTTGATCAAGAAGTTAGTGAAAGCAGGCAAACACGCTGAATTATGGCCGATAAAAGGGAAGAAACCCCCGAAAGAAAAGAACCCAGATAAACAAAGTGAAACAGAAAGCAGTGACGAAGAACCCGATCGAGACGAAAAGCCCCCGGTTCTAGAATCtgctaataataatattctcgAAGTTAAAGATCCAAGTTTTGAAGCCAAGAAGCCCCCAGAGAATGGATCAACCCAACCGCCACCACAAGGCACTGGagctaaaaaaaagaaaaagaaaaaacgCAAGAGTCACAAGGTCGGAGGACAAGGAGAATTATTAGGTGCGCCCCCACCCGGTTCAATGGGCCCACCTCCTTCGAACCCGGGGCCACCGCCATTGAACCTAGGCCCACCTCAGATGAATCAGATCCCTCCACATTTTCAAGGGCATCAATTCCTACCGCCTATGAATTATTTTGATGCACAACCACAAGTGTATGTTGCTAGTAGCACAGCCCATCCCACTATCACAATGATGACGTCACATTATGCCTCTCAACCGTCGCAATCTTACATGTATATGCATCAGGGTTTCATGTACGAAAATTCAGGGGCAGAAGAGTCATTGGCATCCGACCTAGAGACGCCCTCGAAATCATCATTGTATTCATTTGAGTTATTAAGCGATGAAGATCC
- the LOC124933597 gene encoding pentatricopeptide repeat-containing protein At5g14770, mitochondrial-like, producing the protein MVKKGVPVDSYTCNILIKGFCDIGQLEYAHLFMISIVDLAEPYPDTVTLNTLIDGYCKTGEVNTAEDLIESMPKEGLLPDIVTYNTIIDRLCKTGDFNRASYFINESVDVKGSNSTQNLFMYTSLINGYCKWTGLEQALSIYEEILEGGLVPDVVTYSSMINAFCKNRRLEEAKRLLDEMRKMGVDPNHVSFSTLIDSSFKKRDLMSAFSLQAQMVVRGYAFDAVICTILMDGLFKAGKPAEAEEMYKTLWKFSLIPDCITYSVMIDGFSKLGEMKRVDSLLNEMEANNVYPDVITYSSVINGHIKKGMLDSAVNILTKMTSSLNILPNTYTYASLIDGCFKLGKRDVAFSLYEEMKSKGVDENHFVLDSFINCLKREGKFEQAEELFRDLVSKGLTPDCANYTSMMDVFFKAGNESAALSMAQEMSTRNIGLDTIAYNVLINGLSKLGNYRTETLYDGIKQSGLVPDLATYNTLIGAYCREGNLQDAINLWDGMKNDGLIPNSITCNSMIGGLCVGGNVKKAMDLLSEMSKMGFQPTPTTHRLVLNAVSVEQRVRADTIVSIHEQLVGMGLKQSQMTYNNLMSILCKLGMTRKATLMLDKMIREGMEVDTNTYNALIRGYCKSAHIKRAFATYSHMLVKGISPNITTYNSLLGALLNSGMEDEVLKLIDEMKGKGFLPTANTYDILISGHAKLGNKKESIKYYCEMISNGFLPRTSTYNALINDFASDGKMKQARELMNEMKSRGVLISSSTYDILISGWCRLSKHVELEKKLRKMYRVEAKNLIKEMHEKGFVPCETTLDCISSALAKPGKKVDVRRLLDKLYKGKE; encoded by the coding sequence ATGGTCAAGAAAGGTGTTCCTGTTGATTCTTACACTTGCAACATTTTGATTAAAGGTTTTTGCGACATCGGGCAGTTAGAATATGCCCACTTGTTTATGATTAGTATTGTAGATTTAGCAGAGCCTTATCCTGATACAGTGACATTGAATACATTGATTGATGGGTACTGCAAAACTGGTGAGGTTAATACTGCTGAAGACTTGATAGAGAGTATGCCAAAAGAGGGGCTGTTACCTGACATTGTCACTTACAATACTATAATCGATAGGTTATGCAAAACAGGAGATTTTAACCGTGCCAGTTACTTCATAAATGAATCAGTGGATGTAAAAGGATCAAATTCAACCCAGAATTTGTTCATGTATACATCGCTTATTAATGGGTACTGCAAGTGGACGGGGCTTGAGCAAGCGCTGTCTATCTATGAGGAAATATTGGAGGGTGGTCTTGTACCTGATGTTGTAACTTATAGCTCAATGATAAATGCTTTCTGCAAGAACAGGAGGTTAGAGGAAGCCAAACGGCTTTTAGATGAGATGAGGAAAATGGGCGTGGATCCTAATCATGTTTCCTTCTCTACACTCATTGATTCCTCCTTCAAAAAAAGGGATCTAATGAGTGCTTTTTCACTTCAAGCACAAATGGTAGTTCGAGGATATGCATTTGATGCTGTCATTTGCACCATTTTGATGGATGGGTTGTTTAAGGCAGGAAAACCTGCAGAAGCTGAGGAAATGTACAAGACTCTTTGGAAATTCAGTTTGATTCCAGATTGTATTACTTATTCTGTTATGATTGATGGTTTCAGTAAATTAGGAGAAATGAAACGTGTAGACAGCTTACTGAACGAAATGGAGGCAAATAATGTTTATCCAGATGTTATTACATATTCCTCTGTGATAAATGGTCATATCAAGAAAGGAATGCTCGATTCTGCAGTTAATATCCTTACGAAGATGACATCATCCCTAAATATCCTCCCAAATACTTACACTTATGCTTCGTTGATTGACGGCTGTTTCAAGTTGGGAAAACGTGATGTTGCCTTTAGCTTATACGAAGAGATGAAGTCAAAAGGGGTAGATGAGAATCATTTTGTTCTCGATTCTTTTATCAATTGTTTAAAACGAGAAGGGAAGTTTGAACAGGCTGAGGAATTGTTCAGGGATTTAGTATCAAAAGGATTAACACCCGATTGTGCTAACTACACTTCGATGATGGATGTATTCTTCAAAGCAGGAAATGAGTCAGCTGCACTTAGTATGGCTCAAGAAATGTCTACGAGAAATATAGGACTCGACACTATTGCATACAATGTCCTTATAAACGGTTTATCAAAGCTGGGAAACTATAGAACCGAGACTCTTTACGATGGAATTAAACAGTCTGGTTTGGTTCCTGATTTGGCTACTTACAACACTTTGATCGGGGCTTATTGTAGAGAAGGGAATCTGCAAGATGCTATCAATCTTTGGGATGGAATGAAGAATGACGGGCTAATTCCTAATTCGATTACTTGTAACTCTATGATCGGCGGGCTCTGTGTAGGAGGTAATGTCAAAAAAGCAATGGATTTGTTGAGTGAAATGTCAAAAATGGGCTTTCAACCAACTCCAACCACTCATAGGCTTGTCCTTAATGCAGTCTCTGTAGAACAGAGGGTAAGGGCGGACACAATTGTGTCGATTCACGAGCAGCTTGTGGGTATGGGACTTAAACAGAGTCAGATGACTTACAATAATCTAATGTCAATCTTATGTAAACTAGGAATGACAAGAAAGGCCACTTTAATGTTAGATAAGATGATAAGAGAAGGTATGGAGGTTGATACCAATACCTACAATGCCCTTATACGTGGATATTGTAAAAGCGCTCATATAAAGAGGGCTTTCGCAACTTATTCTCATATGTTAGTTAAAGGAATTTCTCCTAATATTACTACCTATAACTCTCTTCTTGGTGCCCTACTGAATTCTGGTATGGAGGATGAGGTTTTGAAACTGATTGATGAAATGAAAGGAAAAGGGTTTCTGCCTACTGCTAACACGTATGATATTTTGATTTCTGGACATGCAAAACTAGGAAACAAGAAGGAATCTATTAAGTACTACTGTGAAATGATAAGCAATGGCTTTCTTCCCAGGACTAGCACTTATAATGCTTTAATCAATGATTTTGCTTCGGATGGAAAAATGAAACAAGCTAGAGAGCTTATGAATGAGATGAAATCTAGAGGAGTGTTGATTAGTTCTTCGACTTATGACATATTGATTAGCGGTTGGTGCAGGCTATCGAAACACGTGGAGCTAGAgaagaaattgagaaaaatgTATAGAGTTGAGGCAAAAAACTTAATCAAGGAGATGCATGAGAAAGGCTTTGTCCCTTGTGAAACTACACTTGATTGTATTAGTTCTGCACTTGCTAAACCTGGAAAAAAAGTTGATGTTAGGAGGTTATTGGATAAGCTATACAAAGGGAAAGAATAG